Sequence from the Lacerta agilis isolate rLacAgi1 chromosome 6, rLacAgi1.pri, whole genome shotgun sequence genome:
tattttaattgcatcAACCTTTTTGCAAGTAGCCAACAGCTAATTTGGGGAAAACATATTAACTGCAGATTATGGTCTCagtataagaaaaacaaaacatcggggtgtgtgtgtgtgttcaatgtTAGCCTTACTTGGAGTAGATTCACCAATGTTAATAAACATGGCCAACTTAGGCTCATTAaattctgagtaggacttaacTGAACACAACCTCGGGTTAAACTACTATGCATGCTTACATGGGTGCAGGTTCCACAGAAGTCAGTAACACTTATATCAAAGTAAATATTCTAGGACAGAGCTGAGAGACAGCAAACTGTGGGGGTCAGGGAAAACTATCATAAAAAGGAATGTACCACTAATGTCAGACCAAAAGTTTAGAACATCTGAACAGAAAGCCCTAGTGCAATCTTGTgtatgtctactgagaagtaagtcccattgagtttggTGGAGCTTATGCCCATGTTAAGTGTGTAAAGGACTGTAGCTTCAGTTGTTATATATAGACAACCACATTGGCCTGAAGTGCCCTCGTGGGATATTAGTTAGCCTGCAGAAAACCACAGCTTCTGATGTCAGAACAGATCTGAACCAGGGATAGACAATATCATTAGTGAAAGAATATTATGATGAATATTCACCGTTTTtgtccttttaaataataaatggcGGTGCAGGTATGTTTGAAGGGGTGATGGTACTGCATTCAACAAGTTAAGAAGCCGAAGGGTAAATTAAGAGTTTTCTGCCACATTTCAAACAtcacaatgggatttacttcaatCATTCTGACAAGGCTCTTAAGGTAATCTAGCTGGCAAATTAAGTCAATTGTCTGTATAAAAGCCTTCAACTTGTAATgctttgagttacaggtaggtagccatgttggtctgccttggtcaaaacaaaataaattataaaaaaattccttccagtaaggtgttactggaaggaatttttttattgtaatgcTTTGGACAGTGAAAGAAGTGCCGAGTAAGAAAAGTCTTTGATGCATCACTATGGTAAAAATGTATCTGAACAGAGCAGAAGATATGCGGCCCTCAAGGTCTTTTTGGCAACCCTCAGCAACATCCGACACCTCCCTGCCCCAGCCCTCGTGCTGCCTTCCCATAGCTGGGTAAgcgaggcactgggctttggcaAGGAGGCCTGAGGGCTCTAGGACCTTGCCAGAGCCTTCTGCCTCCTTCTTAAAGTTCACTGCCTTGCTTATCAGGGTTTGGGAAGGCTGCACAAGAGCTGTTTGTTTCTgcgtgtcaaattttggcctctgTGCGTGCCAAGGGAGTGTGAGGCTTGCAGGTTCTGTGTTGCAGTACTCCCATGGTCCAGTTGGTATGAAAATTTGGGCTACCCTGATCTCAGAAATCCACATACTATGTTACGTAACATCACAATCACAATAAGAAGCAAACTGTAACGGAAGCAACACAAAAAAGTTAGATAAGAGTTGCAGATCCCACTGTAACCACCTTAACCTGCAAAAAATTGTTCCTAGTCCTTTGCATGAGCAGTGTTAATGTCGGATTACGAAGCTTGCCCCTTCCATTCCAAGAACATGAATTAGCGGGAAATTATGTTCCAATTAATGGAACAAGAGCTACACATTTTCCAACATGAGTACCTCTTAAAGTGTCCAGTTATCTGTGGGAGCCAAATGGCTGCACTAATGTCTGTGGCAGTTTATGTAACAACCCACAGAACACAGACAGCAGAGCAAGTTGTGGGGGGGCGGGCGGTGCCTTTTATTAGAAAGatcaaatgtttaaaattacGAAGTGATCTGAAACAAAGGAGGAGTTTTAAACAGGAACTAGAATTAGGATTACAAGCCATCTGACCTTGTTGGAGGGATCAGGTTGCACAGCCCCCTAGAATCAAGGTAGAAAAGAAATTTCAACAAGGCATGGGGGTGGCGGGGATAAAAACCAGCCATGAAATTGTAAAGAACTTAAGAGTGAAAGGCCTCTTTCCATCTCCAGTATCATCAGACCCCATAGGTCCCTTCGAAGGCAGGACATTGGCGACGCAGACCAAACTTGCCATTCAATAACTGAAGGTAAGTTTGGAAAGGGTCAGTTCAGGTCAGACAATGCGGCACTGAACAGTATCCCAAGGCTTTGGTATCATGTTCCCATAGAACATCTCTTGCTTTCAAAAGGAATGCTCATACTTTAGATTCAcatcatttattttgctttgaatcatagaactgtagatttggaagggaccctcaagagtcatttagtccaatgcaggaaatctcaactaaagcatccatgacagatgaccacccaacctctgcttaaaaatgccTGGTTTTTGTGTAAGAGGACTGCTTTGAAATGTGAAAGAAGCATAAATGAAATGCCTCTCCTTTACAAAATGAGGATTATTAATTCAGTTCTCCAAGATgcgttgtttttttcttcttctcctgcttgccttcttacAACCAATCATTTGATAGGCTCTACTCGTCAATGGCTCTGGCTGTCATCAACTCTGGTCCCACCTACTAttggtcttcctgccttctgccatCTCAGTCCCAGTGGGCACAAGAAACTACCGattacttctgaaatgtttgacatCTGAGATCACAAGCCGCCTCTCTTCCCGTCTACCCCACAGTGATTTTCAAAACTGGGGAGCCCTGCAGGTCCTCAGAAGCTGACTGCGAGCCCCTCAAGGGGAAAGTTAAGTGATGATGGAAAAACATCCTTGAAAGAAAGCATGCCCATCGCTGCCCATCTGCCCCCATAATGCAGCCACAGTGTACTTTTAGATATGTGAGAACTAACAGGACTGGGGCAGCAGCCCAAGTAAACTGATTATGCATCTtgtcaaatcaaattttattaaatggtcacagaccaaatcgtcctcatcagctgatcaacgtagcacacacaagacaaacacacgaaaaaacagcatttcgaaattaagatcttaaataaaattaaacgtttgcctttgcctgcacattgtcaatggatagcttaTATTTCCTGCGTCTAGTAGCAGAAACGCaaaatttggcaacattaatcgtagtctcggagaccctgtcttctactagggctctcaagcgttgggattctgattcattcttaaacttgtgaagaactggggtaataaaagtctgtcgtAGATGCATCTTGTCACCTCAGGAACTCTCAGGGCTTCCTTAATGGACAAGTCAGTGTGCAAAGGGATTCCCACAAGAAGCAAGTCTGAAACCACTCCTCGGGGcaacacacatttatttagaaTAAGCTGTTTTCTACTCTTCTGTTTCCAGAGGCAGCCCTCAAccctgcacacaaaagctcattaGTTTTTTGCTCTGAGCACCAGATGAAGAACCAGTTATTTGAAAAGGCAAACATGGTTAGCAAcctcctttttttaaaccattctgAGCATGCACAGCACATACCTTGTATCTTTTCAATTTTTGGTTTTCTTCGTCAATTAACATCTGATATTTTGCAACTTCTGACTGAATAGAACTTAGTATATTACTGCTCTGGTCTGTATCCATGGGCTCTTCCTAATGGggaaaaacaatttattttaacTTGCATGTTAGTATTTCTAGCACAATGTCATTCAGTCAAGATTCATAGAGATAAAATATCATACAGCAGACAAAGAACCAAAGCTTGCCTCACTAGTCTCATTTGCATGTATCTCCAGTGCAAATTATCATGCAATGTTCTATTCTGTCCTGTAGAGTTTAAAAGTGCTTGCTAAAGTACATTTATTTGCTAGTGCCATTTGCTTGCCCCTTGATAAAAGAGATCAGAAATCATAAAAAGCTGGAAGAAATGTGGAATAAtttaataatcatcataataatcataaacagagcagctaacatcatataaataatacagctTGCTTCATCTCTGTTGCCCCCACCTCCGTGTGTCTGCATTTCCTGCAATTGCTTTCGTGCCTACCTCTACAACAACCATGCATACTGGCTTTAAAAAAGTTAAGAGAAGAGAGCTGGGGTTTTCAGGCTATGTACAGAAGTCTAGATGCTATACAGTTGTTCAGAAAGGAAAATGAAGTGGTAGTGAAAGAGAACAAATTCATATTGCCcaactttttctttttgaaataaaaaattacacTTGTATCCCACTCTTACATGATACTCTGAGTTGATTCCTGTTGTGATTTATTAGCTGGCTAGCTTCAGGAATGCTGCAACACCAGGTGCTCCCAGGGCAATTTACTAACTAAGGCTTACGATGCAACCAAGTTATTGAAACAACCTATTCGATTAGCAGAATACCTCAGCAAGTTGTCTCTGCAACTCTGCAATTTTCTGTTCATATATCATTTTTCTGTCAGATACAATTGCCATCAAGTTAAACCTTATTTCGCCTTCACTGTacctacaaaataaaaacagttgtCACATACTGCCACCACTGCATCAAGAGTCTCATGGCTATTGATAACCTTCAGACACTTCTGCATTAAGAACAAAGTCAACTAAACATTGCCCACCGATCAACAATGGCAAATGCAGCGACCAGCAAGAGATGTGGAGAGTAATAACACTCTGTTCTCTCATTATGCGCTAATtttaacatactgtatattctggcgtataagactactttttaatccaggaaaatcttctcaaaagtcgggggtcgtcttatacgccgggtggagaatctgcggtcgagtatatctcaaactctatattttaactggaaaagttgggggtcgtcttatacgccgaaaaatatggtatgtgtcAAGTTAAGAATATTGTAAGATGATTCAAGTTACCCTGCAAACACTGTTTAACCATGTTTGTAAGCAAATTTTGCCAATTTACAGCCTGGGATTTTGACTTCTCTACAGGACAGTCTAATCAAGTTTAATCCGAGTGCGGGGAGAAAACAGTATTGTATGGGGCACAGAAATACTCAACAGTTATTCCTAGGCTGGGTGTCAGCAGGGGACAATTTCAGAAATGCTACTAATGCTGCTGTCCTGGTCCCTCTTTCTGACACTCCCATGAGTCCTGGATGGCCACTGCTGTAACTGCTCAaataaaagtatctgaagaagtgtgcatgcacacgaaagctcataccaagaactaacttagttggtctctaaggtgctactggaaggattttttaaattttgtttcaaataaaagATGACCCTTCTCAGTAGAACCATGAAGAGGaaacaattccccccacccccccaaaaaaaatttttccCTGATCTTTTGGAAGCCTACAAATGGGTAGTGGGGGAAAGGCCAAGCTGGAATTGCTCCAGCCAGCAATCTAAAAGTTCAAGTCTAAAAACAGTTAATTCCAGtttcaccatgaaaacagttaaTTATATGTTTACTTTTGTATTCGTTTTTCTATCACTGGCCTTACAGCACTGATCCAGTCATCTTGATTGCATACTCCTAGATGGGAAATACACAAGAAGTACAAGTTAATTTTCCTGCAAGTTACGAGTTTATAGGACTGTAAGTTGCAGATACACAATACCTGCTGACGaagtcaaactttttttttttttttttactatctaGCCAAGATACATTTGTTACAAAAAGAGTAGCCAGACTTGTTGCAGCTCAAGAGttggctattgggttgttgtttttattttgatgattatgtattttgtggttttatattttgattttattctgtgaaccgccctgagacctctgggtatagggcagtatacaataaataaataaataaaaaatgtctgCTGAGGTCGTTTTGGTGCATTGAGGAGAACACGTATTGTGATCATAGGCAGCTCCTATAAATCTGAGAGAAAGTATACTGATTTTAAACTAATCTTTAGATTCCAGGGAAGCTATATAATCACATATATCATTTcttaaacaataaaatcacacTTTTAGCTTACCTGAATTAAGGAATTAATAGAGTAAGATAACTGCATTTAAATTATAAATACTACTGAGATCAGCAATGTGGTTCTAACATTGGAAATACATTGGCTTGATATTGTAAATTTGGTAGTGATGTCTTTAAAGGAACGTAAGGCTAACAAAAAGTTTTACAGGATACCACCCCACCTCATGTACGGCACAACAGGAGTCTACTTAGCTATCTTAGCTTTTTCCCCAACACCCAGTTTGACAGGTAATTCAGGCTCAAGCCCACCAGCTGGTCCCGTCTTCTACCCTTGCTACCATATGTATTTTGTATACACCCGGTATACCTTGAATGACATTCAGGCAGGAAATTATACAGGTGAAATGCAAGTGTTACCTAAATCTATTGGGCCTTCTCTTAGACCATCCAGTTCATATAATCTTCCATGTACAGGAACATAGCTGACAAAGTGAAAAGCATCTTCTTCTTTTGCCGTCGACTTTGCATCAAACTCAAACATCTGCTGTCTAAAGGTTAAATTAAGAGACAAACGTGGATATTAAACCAAAAGCATTTCTGGAGACCGTATCCAAAAGGCTTCAAAAATTTCTTGTTACCTGGCAAAACTGTTGTGGACCTGTCGAATCACTTCAGAGTTACTTAATGCCAGGCCCTTCATCTAAAATTAAAATGAGACATTCATTCAACTAACAACTCAGGCttaagatacttttttttttttttttaaaaaaagagagaatagaaTAATTGGACGTACTGCTGCATCAAAGCTTTGTGAAAATTCTTTAAATTCCGATAGCGTTTCTCCTAAATGGACGTCTTGATGGGTGCAGTTTAATAGCACACTTACTATAGCCTGAGTTGCACAGGCGTTATTTATTAcctgttaaaaaataaacaaagtgaaaattcagaaataattgAATACAAGACAAATTATAAAATGAGTTATAGTAGCCTCAAGTTTACCCACTATGgccattgggttggatccaggctaCCTGGGGTGAAACTCAGCTTATGGAACAATCtgttggaggaagagtgggaagTGATTTTCATCaattcctcctgcagtttcctgaAAAGTTTCTCTGGCAAGTCAGTGAACTCTCTGGAAGGTGGGCAAAGACTGGACTCTGTTTTAACTTTAAAGTAAGAGCCCCTTCTTCTACATTGGTATGCTCCCAACCCCATATCCACTGCAGGAAGGTGAAATGCCTTTGACACCCAATGACTTATTTTGCAGCTTTGTTTAGAGAAACAAATTAAACCTGTTTTATTGCCCTAACACTGAAATATGTGAGTTAAGGGTCAAGGACAATATGAGTTTGTTAAATTGGGTGGTTTTTTATGAGGTACCCCATTTTTATAAATGAAAGAAATTAATAACTAGAATTTTTACTAGAATGGGCCAGAATGCACAGAGCTAATTTAGACATACCCTACAACTATACAAAAAGGCAGCAAGCATC
This genomic interval carries:
- the UCHL5 gene encoding ubiquitin carboxyl-terminal hydrolase isozyme L5 isoform X1, yielding MAGGGSAGEWCLMESDPGVFTELIKGFGCRGAQVEEIWSLEPENFEKLRPVHGLIFLFKWQPGEEPAGSVVQDSRLDTIFFAKQVINNACATQAIVSVLLNCTHQDVHLGETLSEFKEFSQSFDAAMKGLALSNSEVIRQVHNSFARQQMFEFDAKSTAKEEDAFHFVSYVPVHGRLYELDGLREGPIDLGVCNQDDWISAVRPVIEKRIQKYSEGEIRFNLMAIVSDRKMIYEQKIAELQRQLAEEEPMDTDQSSNILSSIQSEVAKYQMLIDEENQKLKRYKGAVQPDPSNKIENIRRKHNYLPFIMELLKTLAEHQQLIPLVEKAKEKQNTKKAQEAK
- the UCHL5 gene encoding ubiquitin carboxyl-terminal hydrolase isozyme L5 isoform X2, whose translation is MAGGGSAGEWCLMESDPGVFTELIKGFGCRGAQVEEIWSLEPENFEKLRPVHGLIFLFKWQPGEEPAGSVVQDSRLDTIFFAKQVINNACATQAIVSVLLNCTHQDVHLGETLSEFKEFSQSFDAAMKGLALSNSEVIRQVHNSFARQQMFEFDAKSTAKEEDAFHFVSYVPVHGRLYELDGLREGPIDLGVCNQDDWISAVRPVIEKRIQKYSEGEIRFNLMAIVSDRKMIYEQKIAELQRQLAEEEPMDTDQSSNILSSIQSEVAKYQMLIDEENQKLKRYKIENIRRKHNYLPFIMELLKTLAEHQQLIPLVEKAKEKQNTKKAQEAK